In Tepidisphaeraceae bacterium, a genomic segment contains:
- a CDS encoding alpha/beta fold hydrolase: MPAMLPIALCHGLFGYDQLTFGPMRHHYWRGIDRALARLGHPVIVTRVSPAGGIVRRAAELKASLVRHLDRIGVGGHQKLIVVGHSMGGLDLRYLVSHLGFADRVAAVLTVCTPHRGSPFADYAIRNLDDRLRVLRFIRAMNIDIDAVKDLTTTSCKGFNEQVRDVPGLPYFSVSASRTRSRMAPWGLLSHEIIRRREGENDGLVSVASAQWGTHLGTWPADHWHSINRRLPELGRPPTGDIAPYYVRAIQQVDRALRGEPVGAMA, translated from the coding sequence ATGCCCGCCATGCTCCCGATTGCCCTCTGCCACGGATTGTTCGGCTACGACCAACTGACCTTCGGGCCCATGCGCCACCACTATTGGCGCGGCATCGATCGGGCCCTGGCAAGATTGGGGCATCCCGTGATCGTCACGCGCGTCTCACCCGCTGGTGGCATCGTTCGGCGAGCGGCGGAGCTGAAGGCGTCGCTGGTCAGGCATCTCGATCGCATTGGTGTCGGTGGGCATCAGAAGCTGATCGTGGTCGGGCACTCGATGGGTGGTTTGGATTTGCGTTACCTGGTCAGCCACCTGGGGTTTGCAGACCGCGTGGCCGCCGTGCTTACCGTCTGCACACCGCACCGGGGCAGCCCGTTTGCGGATTACGCCATTCGTAATCTCGACGACCGCCTGCGGGTGCTGCGGTTCATTCGCGCGATGAACATCGACATCGACGCCGTCAAGGATCTCACCACCACATCGTGCAAGGGTTTCAACGAACAGGTGCGCGACGTGCCGGGCCTGCCCTACTTTTCAGTCAGCGCATCGCGAACGCGTTCGCGCATGGCGCCGTGGGGCTTGCTGTCGCACGAGATCATCCGCCGGCGCGAGGGGGAGAACGATGGGCTGGTATCGGTGGCCAGCGCCCAATGGGGCACGCATTTAGGCACCTGGCCGGCCGACCATTGGCATTCGATCAACCGCCGGCTGCCCGAGTTGGGGCGGCCCCCCACCGGTGACATTGCGCCGTACTACGTGCGGGCGATTCAGCAGGTCGACCGGGCGTTGCGCGGCGAGCCGGTCGGCGCGATGGCCTAG